From Watersipora subatra chromosome 2, tzWatSuba1.1, whole genome shotgun sequence, one genomic window encodes:
- the LOC137388529 gene encoding uncharacterized protein gives MAAKYKGRLGTQTLRTAFYEAANILNHRPLTTTNISNADEDIITPNHLLTMKSTQLAAPPPGRFQNDELYRRTQWKIAQQFAQKFWVTWKADYMRHLTLRQKWLSSKESVKVGDVVLLKEDNQLRNAWRWGVIEDAIKGEDGLVRNVILRLANRHLDRMGRPLAPATMLKRPIQKIVVIAKA, from the coding sequence ATGGCTGCTAAGTATAAGGGAAGGCTTGGGACTCAAACCCTGAGAACTGCTTTTTATGAAGCGGCAAACATATTAAACCATAGACCGCTCACAACAACCAACATCAGCAACGCTGATGAAGATATAATCACTCCCAACCATTTGTTGACCATGAAAAGCACTCAGCTTGCCGCTCCACCACCAGGAAGGTTTCAGAATGACGAGCTCTATAGGCGGACACAATGGAAAATAGCTCAGCAATTTGCTCAGAAGTTTTGGGTCACTTGGAAAGCCGACTACATGCGGCATCTAACCCTGAGACAAAAGTGGTTAAGTAGTAAAGAAAGTGTCAAGGTAGGAGATGTTGTGCTTCTAAAAGAAGACAATCAGCTTAGGAACGCCTGGAGATGGGGAGTTATTGAAGATGCCATAAAAGGTGAGGACGGTCTTGTACGCAATGTGATCCTGCGGCTTGCCAACAGGCACTTGGACAGAATGGGCAGACCACTGGCACCTGCGACAATGCTAAAACGACCTATCCAGAAGATAGTCGTGATCGCCAAAGCGTAA
- the LOC137388530 gene encoding uncharacterized protein, whose product MSSDTEGGSSRAPSPDGSLSNKLDDDLGSAHTHLVTAQANNTNDVGNPGSTHFEPRRSERSHNLSLIGKESRTLELKTFLVKSISTQLVEYTKLILDIDSLDLHQLEECSSTFQQGFNHICTAYKEMCVLCANEPDKSVESMFSDLSNEFETIKESMTERVAALQIQDEEEKELKEAESVLQKAKEQFAKEMQIYEELKRQRQSRRNPTPKEATPVTPQDVIVITENDTPRPLPPLASTDKVEHSATPASDGLDAVRKLAESLVSTMNKATAKRTPVEPSLFTGDLLDFTDWQVDLDAYLEAENINGKERFRRLKRFVGGEAKKCINGHFVTDTNEAYLDARAMLKERYGNKQSIVRTFRNKLAAWPRIHPKDGKALREFGDFLSHIRSGMQSTPGLAILNDCQENKKLSDKLPDWLKNRWARVVAKAVKEDSYPSFSEFTSFVQDEADVMLLPILLQAPDPQSKIVKQQARTRTFKASTIEIKVLCLFCKKDSHATTQCFKLEALPYADKTKFVFDNRLCFSCLQADSHRSKDYPNKATCKRCSKPHPTAMHTFENIGRTRKDHPEERIAKPRDNSTTMNTKVSAEASQAETRKKVTRNMVRTANDGVACMAIPVYVSAGSGKEKLVYALLDTQSDACFISKETAEFIEPRGRPEQITMSTLNGCSTQTTSKYVNVKLRGFSTNEVTSINAYEQDAITCNREQIPTAAKADATGHLQNIAEKLPPLLDIPVGLLIGTDGPQALTPLDSVPGRAGKMFAMRTMFGWTLCGGKPQNGTRSIHKTDTEDKEILNILDQEFKDTESGKASQNDLQFVKILENGTTQTPDGNYVLPLPFKYMPTLPNNKVQAQKRSDQLIRKLKADKSYKAEYFKFMQALITAGHAEEVTNTSLTDKCWYIPHFGIRYPKKKKLRVVFDASAKYNGIAPNDALLQGPDYINSLVVDDGVTSIANQREAIQLIDSARKICSKGNIRLYKFASNDRHVLATVPETERCETLQKLDLLQDHLPNERTLDPEWCIDTDRFQFVNNIKEKPTTKRGLLSTVAQVYDPLGLLAPFILKGKQLLQACTSSKEPWDQPISCDLLDNWNAWVFELQKLETVKVSRCIKPLCMVSPRYELHHFSDASLKGYAACTYLRLIDPNGTTSCALLIGKSRVSPLKPITVPRLELQAAVMATRLGTMIKKELRVHVDSEHYWTDSKIVLGYIANDTKQFHMYVANRVQEIKDASSQKQWNYVATTDNSADIASRGANIDQLFSTWFGGPLFLRQANLESYNDKHKVKGDHIENDPELKTVKAMATSTIPKIQMSSRFKKFSQWKDLTRSIAALSMLPKRADNKDKKVTLADLSKAETRVIKVLQTEHYADEISQIKCQKRVGKKSSIFKLNPLLDGSGILRVGGRFDRATTLEEVERRPAIIPKDTHIAKLLVQHFHEKIHHLGRQSTLAAIRSGGFWILNASNVVKNLISSCVICSRLRKQPEQQQMGQSPPERIEQTSPFTHVGMDVFGHFMVKDRRSELKRWGLLFTRLYSRAIHIELLELTTDAFINALRCFVAIRGPVLTLLSDQGTNFVGAQNEFQRQIDVTTDEDVRNYLIANKIEFRMNSPEASHQGGV is encoded by the exons ATGTCGAGTGATACTGAGGGTGGTAGTTCACGGGCGCCATCTCCTGATGGCTCGCTGTCGAATAAGTTAGATGATGATCTAGGTTCTGCACATACTCATTTAGTTACAGCGCAAGCGAATAATACTAACGATGTTGGTAATCCTGGAAGCACTCATTTTGAACCTAGAAGGTCAGAAAGATCTCATAACCTTTCTCTCATAGGTAAAGAAAGTAGAACTTtagagttgaaaacatttttagtcaAGTCCATAAGTACTCAGTTGGTCGAGTATACTAAGTTGATATTAGATATTGACTCTCTTGATTTACACCAGTTAGAGGAATGTAGTTCTACCTTCCAACAGGGTTTTAATCATATCTGTACAGCGTACAAGGAAATGTGTGTTTTATGTGCTAATGAACCAGATAAGAGTGTAGAAAGTATGTTTAGCGATCTATCGAACGAGTTTGAGACTATCAAGGAGTCTATGACAGAAAGAGTGGCAGCCCTACAAATACAAGATGAAGAAGAAAAAGAGCTCAAAGAAGCTGAATCTGTACTGCAGAAAGCGAAGGAGCAGTTTGCAAAAGAGATGCAAATCTATGAAGAACTCAAAAGACAAAGGCAAAGCCGCAGAAATCCCACACCGAAAGAAGCAACTCCTGTCACACCACAAGATGTAATTGTTATTACTGAGAATGACACACCTCGGCCATTACCCCCACTTGCCAGTACAGACAAAGTAGAGCACTCTGCAACGCCCGCCTCAGATGGATTAGATGCAGTGCGTAAGCTTGCAGAAAGTCTTGTTTCAACAATGAATAAAGCCACTGCAAAAAGAACACCAGTAGAACCTTCTCTTTTTACAGGAGATTTGCTAGATTTTACTGACTGGCAAGTAGATCTAGATGCTTATTTAGAGGCTGAAAACATCAATGGGAAGGAACGTTTCAGACGCCTAAAAAGGTTCGTTGGAGGAGAAGCCAAGAAGTGCATCAATGGACACTTTGTGACCGATACTAACGAAGCATATCTAGATGCAAGAGCTATGCTTAAAGAGAGATATGGCAACAAGCAAAGTATTGTTCGCACTTTTCGCAACAAGCTTGCTGCTTGGCCAAGAATACATCCCAAAGATGGGAAAGCACTCAGAGAATTCGGAGATTTTCTATCACACATTAGAAGTGGAATGCAATCAACACCAGGGCTCGCTATACTAAATGATTGTCAAGAAAATAAGAAGTTGAGTGATAAGTTGCCAGACTGGCTTAAAAACCGATGGGCCAGAGTAGTAGCCAAAGCAGTCAAGGAAGACTCCTATCCAAGCTTTAGTGAGTTTACGAGCTTTGTACAAGACGAAGCAGATGTCATGCTACTACCAATATTGCTGCAAGCACCAGACCCCCAAAGCAAAATTGTTAAACAGCAAGCTCGAACCAGAACTTTCAAAGCGAGCACCATAGAAATCAAAGTTCTGTGTCTGTTCTGTAAAAAGGATTCTCATGCTACTACACAGTGCTTTAAGTTAGAAGCTCTGCCTTACGCAGATAAAACCAAATTTGTGTTCGATAATCGTTTGTGCTTCAGCTGCCTGCAAGCTGATAGTCATCGATCAAAGGACTACCCAAACAAGGCCACATGTAAAAGGTGTAGTAAGCCTCACCCAACAGCAATGCATACATTTGAGAATATAGGGAGGACTAGAAAGGACCATCCTGAAGAAAGAATAGCTAAACCACGTGACAACAGCACCACAATGAATACTAAAGTAAGTGCAGAGGCAAGTCAAGCTGAAACCCGCAAAAAAGTGACGCGCAATATGGTTAGAACCGCCAATGATGGCGTGGCTTGCATGGCAATCCCAGTTTACGTCAGCGCAGGAAGTGGCAAAGAAAAACTTGTGTACGCTCTCCTTGATACACAGTCAGACGCATGTTTCATATCAAAAGAAACAGCTGAATTTATTGAACCAAGAGGTAGACCAGAGCAAATCACTATGAGCACGCTCAATGGATGCTCTACGCAAACAACAAGTAAATATGTTAATGTCAAACTAAGAGGATTCTCAACCAATGAAGTTACATCCATAAATGCTTATGAGCAAGATGCTATCACATGCAACAGAGAACAGATACCAACTGCAGCAAAGGCAGATGCAACGGGCCACCTGCAGAATATCGCCGAAAAGCTACCTCCGTTACTTGACATACCAGTAGGTCTCTTGATTGGTACTGATGGTCCACAAGCCCTCACTCCGCTTGACTCAGTACCTGGAAGGGCAGGAAAAATGTTTGCTATGCGAACAATGTTTGGGTGGACTCTGTGTGGAGGCAAACCTCAGAATGGAACCAGATCTATACACAAGACAGATACTGAGGACAAAGAGATTCTGAACATACTTGACCAAGAATTCAAAGACACTGAATCTGGTAAGGCATCACAGAATGATCTAcagtttgtgaaaatattggaAAATGGAACTACTCAGACCCCTGATGGAAATTATGTTCTGCCACTCCCGTTCAAATACATGCCAACTCTCCCAAATAACAAAGTACAAGCACAAAAACGCTCAGATCAGCTAATAAGAAAGCTCAAAGCAGACAAGTCTTACAAAGCAGAGTATTTTAAGTTTATGCAAGCCTTAATCACAGCAGGACATGCAGAAGAAGTGACAAACACATCCTTGACAGATAAGTGCTGGTATATACCTCACTTCGGAATACGGTACCCAAAGAAAAAAAAGCTACGAGTAGTCTTCGATGCGAGCGCCAAGTATAACGGCATCGCTCCGAATGATGCACTCCTTCAAGGTCCCGACTACATTAATAGTTTAGTGG TGGATGATGGGGTGACAAGTATTGCCAACCAACGTGAAGCTATTCAATTGATTGACAGCGCAAGGAAGATATGTTCAAAAGGCAACATCAGGCTTTACAAGTTTGCTAGCAATGATCGACACGTGCTTGCCACAGTTCCGGAGACCGAAAGGTGTGAGACACTTCAAAAGCTTGATTTGCTGCAAGACCACCTACCAAATGAACGAACTTTAGACCCAGAGTGGTGTATTGACACCGATCGTTTCCAGTTCGTCAACAACATTAAAGAAAAGCCAACAACTAAGCGTGGTTTGTTGTCAACCGTAGCCCAAGTGTACGACCCTCTTGGGCTTCTTGCTCCTTTCATTTTGAAGGGCAAACAGCTTTTACAAGCATGCACATCGTCAAAAGAACCATGGGACCAACCAATCAGTTGTGACTTGCTTGATAATTGGAATGCTTGGGTATTCGAACTGCAAAAGTTAGAAACTGTAAAAGTGTCGAGATGTATCAAGCCACTATGTATGGTAAGCCCACGATATGAACTTCATCACTTCAGTGATGCAAGCCTTAAAGGATATGCAGCTTGCACATACTTAAGATTAATAGATCCAAATGGAACCACGAGCTGCGCATTGCTAATTGGAAAGTCAAGAGTCAGCCCATTGAAACCAATCACAGTTCCTAGACTTGAACTCCAAGCAGCAGTTATGGCCACACGCCTGGGCACTATGATAAAAAAGGAGCTGAGAGTCCATGTAGACAGTGAACACTATTGGACAGACTCCAAGATAGTTCTGGGCTACATTGCCAATGATACCAAACAATTTCATATGTACGTCGCCAATAGAGTTCAAGAAATCAAAGATGCGAGCTCTCAAAAACAGTGGAATTATGTGGCCACTACGGATAATTCTGCAGATATTGCCTCTAGGGGTGCGAATATAGACcaactgttt TCGACATGGTTTGGTGGACCTTTATTTCTGAGACAAGCCAACCTTGAAAGCTACAACGACAAACACAAGGTCAAAGGTGATCATATAGAGAATGATCCAGAACTTAAGACCGTCAAAGCTATGGCCACATCAACTATACCCAAAATCCAGATGTCTTCTAGATTTAAAAAGTTTAGCCAGTGGAAGGATCTGACTCGAAGCATTGCGGCGCTTAGCATGCTACCTAAAAGAGCTGATAATAAAGACAAAAAAGTAACTCTTGCAGACTTATCTAAAGCCGAAACAAGAGTAATCAAGGTTCTTCAAACTGAACATTATGCTGATGAAATTTCTCAAATAAAATGCCAAAAAAGAGTGGGAAAGAAAAGTTCCATCTTCAAACTCAACCCACTGTTAGATGGATCTGGAATACTTCGTGTTGGTGGAAGATTTGATAGAGCTACTACATTAGAAGAAGTCGAAAGGCGCCCAGCAATTATTCCGAAAGACACCCACATAGCCAAATTGTTGGTACAACACtttcatgaaaaaatacatCATCTTGGTAGACAAAGTACTTTGGCAGCAATCAGATCTGGAGGCTTCTGGATACTCAACGCTTCCAATGTAGTCAAAAATCTCATCAGCTCTTGTGTTATATGTTCCAGACTCAGAAAGCAACCTGAACAGCAACAGATGGGCCAGTCACCTCCGGAACGAATAGAGCAAACCTCACCATTTACTCATGTAGGCATGGATGTATTTGGTCATTTTATGGTGAAAGACAGGAGATCAGAGCTCAAACGGTGGGGACTGTTGTTCACGCGCTTATACTCCCGAGCCATTCATATCGAACTGTTAGAATTGACCACGGATGCATTTATCAACGCATTGAGATGTTTTGTGGCCATCAGAGGACCTGTTTTGACGCTATTAAGTGATCAAGGCACCAACTTCGTGGGTGCACAGAATGAGTTTCAAAGGCAAATCGATGTGACTACAGATGAAGATGTAAGAAACTACCTCATCGCAAATAAAATAGAATTTCGAATGAACAGTCCAGAAGCGAGTCACCAAGGAGGTGTATGA